GTTTACATGGAAAACGACAACGGCAAAATGGCTGAAGCCGAATTTCGGAAAGCAGTGAACATATTGCAGAAAGACAGTTCTTATCTGTCGCAGCATTACCTGGCCCGGGTATGGCATAATCTTGGTGTATTGCTTCAACGCGAAGGAGACGCTTACGGATACTTAAATATACTCCTTAATAAAGCTGTGCCGATCCTCGAATCTATTAAGGATACAATTACACTCGCACGGAACTATAACGACATTGGAAGCGCATTTCAGAATACCCAGCAGTTCGAAAAATCACTCTCCTGGTACAAAAAGGCGATAAAAACCCTGCAGCACTTCCCTAATTACGAAGACCTCGCCCTCGCCTACCTTGGAGCAGCCAGAGCATTGTTGTTTAAAGAGGATTTCTCTGATCGCCCCTCACGTCAGATCAAAGCTTATCTTAATTTAACTGCAGACGTTTTAAAACCGAACCCCAAAGCATATCCCTGGATAGACTACTATACAAACGAAGGGCTGTACTATCTTCATATCGTTAAACGACCAGATCTTGCCATCAGAAGTTATGATCAGGGACTACTTCTGGCCCAGGAAACACACCAGGAGTATCCTCAGCTTGAATTGCTTAACCGCAAGTATTATCTCTATTACAAACAGGGTGACTATAAAAAAGCGAGGACTACTGCTTATCAACTATATAAGCTGGCAAGCAAGTACCCCATTTCAAAGAACCTCCTTGTTATTTTAAAGAACTTAGTGGATGCAGAAGAAAAGAACGGTAACGAAGCCAGGGCCTTTCAGCTGCTAAAGCAGTATACTGCCCTGTCCGACAGTCTCAAGGTGGAAGAAACCAATATCCGGTTAAATGAACTGGAGAAAAAGTATGAGCAGCAAACAAAGGAAAAGAAGATCCTTCAGCTCCAGGCAGATAACTCACTGAAAAGTGCCGAGCTCGACTACAACAGAACACTTCTGTTAAGTATTTCAGGATTACTGATAAGTGTGATTATCCTTTCGGTGCTAGTGTATCTTCTACACCGCAACAAGCAAAAGCTGCGGGAAAAACAGAAAGAAATGCAGCAGGAACAACTGTTCTTCGATGCACTTAATCAGGGACAGGAGCAGGAACGCAAACGTCTGGCTGGCGACCTTCACGATGGACTCGGGGGACTGCTGTCTAACATCAAACTCCTAATTTCGAAGGAAACAGACTGTGATGAAAGCAATTCTTCATGGGATAAACAAAACAAGCTAATCCTCCAAAAACTGGATAATGCGATGAATGAACTGCGGCGGATAGCACGAAACCTGATGCCCGAAACACTCCTTCGGTTTGGTTTAACCACAGCCCTGAGGGACTATTGTGAGGATCTCGAAAAATCGGGGGTGAAGATTTCACTTCAGACCTACGGAATAGGCACACACCACGACAAAAACGAGCTGATTATGATCTACCGCATCATACAGGAGCTTATCAGTAATGCTATAAAGCATGCCGAAGCCGAAACTATCCTGGTTCAATGTATTCAGAATGATGAAAAGATCTTTATTACTATAGAGGATGACGGCAAGGGTTTTGATAAAGAAATTATGAGTACCAATCCCGGCCTGGGATTGTCGACGGTAAGGAACAGAGTTGCTTACCTGAAAGGCACACTGGATATTCAGTCAAAAAAAGATGTAGGAACTACCATTAATATAGAATTTAATGCTCAGCAAACCACTTAAAACGAGAGTCTATATTGTAGACGACCATCCGATCGTTCTGGAAGGAATAAAGAACTTCCTCCAGTCGAAAAGCGACGACATTGAGCTAAAGGGAGGATGTGGAACAGGAAAAGAAGCGATGGAGGCCTTACTTACCGAAGAGGTAGATGTGTTGCTGCTGGATATCAACCTGCCCGACATGAACGGGATTGATCTTTGCAAACTCATCAAACAGCAGCATCCCGACATTAATATTATCGCTATCAGCATTTATAACGAGCGAAGCATGATCACCAAGATGCTGCAAAACGGCGCTACCGGCTATATCCTGAAAAATGCATCAGCCGAAGAACTGTATACAGCAATCAAGACAGTGGTTAACAAATCCCTCTATTTTAGTACCGACGTTCAGCGCTCTCTTTTTGAAGCAGCCCTCGACGATCCGCTCGATTTGCCCCGCCTTACCAGAAGAGAAGAAGAAGTACTTCGTTGTATCGGCGAAGGAAAAACCACCAGCGAAATGGCCAGTCAGCTGTTTGTGAGCACTCATACCATCGAAACGCACCGGCGAAACCTGATGCAGAAGTTCAATGTATCCAACTCAGCAGCATTGATCAGAATGGCAACGCAGTATAACCTACTTTAAAATGAGTGATGTTAAAGGTAAAATGACTTATGGTATTCTCGTAAAACAAGAATATCAGTTGTTTTATACTTAAAACTTACAACTTATTACGTATAACTTAACACTAGCTCCATTTGAATATTACAGCGTTCGTATGGGGTGGCACGGCCTGTAACTTTCTCAAATCCCAGCTTACGATACAAACTGATAGCCGGCTTCAGGATTGTATTACTTTCAAGATACAGTGCCCCCGCGCCTTTAGCTCTCGCACGCTCAATGGCTGCTCTGCCTAAAAGCCAGCCTATGTTTTTACCCTGTGCTTTCGGAGATACCGCCATTTTAGCCAGTTCATAATCATATTGCAGGTCGTCCATTTTTAAAAGCGCACAGGTACCCAAAGGTTCGTCTTTGTATAGCGCAATAAATATCTCGCCTCCTTTATCCAATATATATTCTTTGGGATGATCCAGCGACCGGTAGTCGGCTTCTTCCATTTTAAAATAGGTGGAGATCCACTCCTCGTTAAGCTTCTTAAAAACTTCCGCATACTGGTCTTTGTAACCTACTATTTTCACGTTTGAACTTTCCCGCGATTTCTTCTGTTCCTGCACCCGCCGCAGCAAACTCTTCTGATCCAGTAAATACTCCCATTCTTCAATCGCCTTCCACAGATTATGCTGTGTATTGTTCAGAATATCTTCAATGGCATTGTTAACGTCCACGTACTGATCCTGTACCTTTTCAACTATTTCTTTCCCCTTTTTTGAAAGAGTTACCATATTTCTTCGTCCATCCTGCTTATCCTTCTTTTCTAGTACCACCCCCTTCTCAGACATTTCAGAAACTATTTTACTGACAGAAGCATGAGAGTGACCAATCTCTTTTGCGATTTCTGTAATAGTATTTTCGCCTCCCGACAATGTATGGAATACGGGGAACCATTTAGGATGCAGATCGGCACCATACAGTTTATAAACTTCAGCGGCATCTTCTGTGATCTTGTCAGTTAACAACCGTAGCCTGCTTCCGATAGCCATTTTCCCTGTTTTCTTGTAGATTTCCATGATGAAACTAATTACGTAACTGATTACGTAAATTTATAAAAACAGTCTTAATAAAAGAAACATAATCTGTCGGAAGAACGTCATAAACCTAAGTCCAACTTATCACTGCGTCTCTTAAACACCCATTACGGTAGCTTAACTACCCGTAAATAATCTATATATGCATCGTTTTTATACGTCCCTGTAAAAGACATATTGTTATCAAATCCTTTATTTTCAGGATTAAGAAGTAATTTAACTGAATGCTTGCCTTTAGGCAGTTCTTTTAATATTAATTGGTTAGACATAGTCCATTTATTCCAGCTACCAGAAGATTCCAGTATAAAAGTCCCTGCATCCTTGCCATCTATAAATACGGATCGAACAAAACAATAAACGTCATGCGGCCCCCTCCCGTTAGATCCAATCAATGAAAAGGAATAATTCCCGTTTTCTGCTAAATCAACAGTAAATTCAAGATTGGCAGGTTTGGCGGCAAAGTCGACAACGTATCCTTTTCCAGAATATCCTCTTGCGGTATCAGCTGTGTTAGTAAGATACTTCCCTTCTTCAGATTCAATTCTTATTACTGTTGAGGAATAAAGTATGGGATTGGATAAATCTGACTCTAATCCGTTATCATTTACCGCACTAACAGAATAATATCCTTCAGGCTTATTTGCTAAACTATAAGGCGAAGTTGCATCCTCTTTACTATTATTTCCATATATTTTATACCGGAGTCCAGGCTTGGAGTGCCATATCAGCCGACCCTTTTCCAAATTTAATACAGGCTCATCCGGTGCCCAGCATTTGCCTGGGCCGGCCTGCACTAAATTAATCTTTCTATTATCATTATTATCAGGCGATACTTCTATTTCAATAGTAAACTTCCCCTTAGCACTTGCAGGAAATTCAAATGGCAAAGATTGAACTTTTCCATTCACTCTGATGTTCTTCACCAAACTTCCCGTTCCTGTCAGTTTAATATCAAGCACACTATTTCTGTATTTGAAATTTTTCAGATTTAGTTCTCCCTTTACTAGATCAGAGGGGACAACAGGTGAAAACAATAAGCCCGTTTCTGTCATTTCCATACCAAATAGTACCCGGTAGACCATACTTATATAGGAAGCTACAGACCACAGCTGACGATCGGAATTTAACGCAGTATTGCGATCATAGCCAGTATCATAGGTCATATTTTCTTTATGTGTCAGAAACATCGCTCCCTGGCGAATCTGTGATTTCATGATATGACTTACCGCCGCTAAATTCTTAACACGTTTGGCAGCATATAAATAGGGAGTTTCCCAAACAGTCCACACGCTCTTGTTGTGATAAGCGAAGTCATCGGCAATGGTCGGATAAATAACAGCTCCGCCATAAGGATAAAGCGGATAATTTTCTACAATACCCGATACCTGTTTTAAAGATGCTGCTCCAAGACAAGCAGCAAGCCCGTTCGACATAATATCAACCCGGGAGGATGGTTGATAATTCATAAACTGGGGATACAAATACGAATAATATAGTCCCTTTTTCTCGTCCCAAAAATGATCATTGATACCTTTCTTAACCTTCTTATAATACCATTCCCAAACATCTATCTCTTCATTCTTCTTGTTCAACAACTTTCCCGAGCGGGCAAGAAAATCATACAGGAACAAATGCAGCGCGTTTGTTCCTGACGAGAAAGACTCACCTATATTTTCATTAGAGAACCAGTTGGGGTAAGTATGGGTTCTCCAGTC
The window above is part of the Arcticibacter tournemirensis genome. Proteins encoded here:
- a CDS encoding response regulator, which translates into the protein MLSKPLKTRVYIVDDHPIVLEGIKNFLQSKSDDIELKGGCGTGKEAMEALLTEEVDVLLLDINLPDMNGIDLCKLIKQQHPDINIIAISIYNERSMITKMLQNGATGYILKNASAEELYTAIKTVVNKSLYFSTDVQRSLFEAALDDPLDLPRLTRREEEVLRCIGEGKTTSEMASQLFVSTHTIETHRRNLMQKFNVSNSAALIRMATQYNLL
- a CDS encoding tetratricopeptide repeat-containing sensor histidine kinase, whose product is MAQQLITAQPDSLELALKKSRNYKERAKALADLSDFWIYTDSAKSMNYALQVMTLYRQHNDKQGIGIGHYYIAGVYMENDNGKMAEAEFRKAVNILQKDSSYLSQHYLARVWHNLGVLLQREGDAYGYLNILLNKAVPILESIKDTITLARNYNDIGSAFQNTQQFEKSLSWYKKAIKTLQHFPNYEDLALAYLGAARALLFKEDFSDRPSRQIKAYLNLTADVLKPNPKAYPWIDYYTNEGLYYLHIVKRPDLAIRSYDQGLLLAQETHQEYPQLELLNRKYYLYYKQGDYKKARTTAYQLYKLASKYPISKNLLVILKNLVDAEEKNGNEARAFQLLKQYTALSDSLKVEETNIRLNELEKKYEQQTKEKKILQLQADNSLKSAELDYNRTLLLSISGLLISVIILSVLVYLLHRNKQKLREKQKEMQQEQLFFDALNQGQEQERKRLAGDLHDGLGGLLSNIKLLISKETDCDESNSSWDKQNKLILQKLDNAMNELRRIARNLMPETLLRFGLTTALRDYCEDLEKSGVKISLQTYGIGTHHDKNELIMIYRIIQELISNAIKHAEAETILVQCIQNDEKIFITIEDDGKGFDKEIMSTNPGLGLSTVRNRVAYLKGTLDIQSKKDVGTTINIEFNAQQTT
- a CDS encoding carbohydrate-binding protein → MKKKLVCLSIVLFLISHEKSVNAQISKVYSEWSLQCRQTGEYIYEDKGVLRFGKAPSDDRYLWISESTESENVKIRNKRTGHYLLSGAGGRVVCANLSSNVKPERAIWLFKGFGIRQMANCSWYTLSNFSEKEGELLTQIGSGAGLNKTDRNTNYRSHWTLVREKGSLLPFAIFPDSVVEASFLGLRESKAVSITSIQSDYHEKGGQWKLKENIGLFPQFTAENNTMMVALYNMALEEMQLDIRSDSTFMAGALWPDTWTRDAVYSIYFAFSWIQKDISRRTLRKQTLKKPKEALQDTGTGGSWPISTDRVVWAMAAWEYYLVTGDKAWLAEAYEGLSYTAIKDIHVTFDKTVNLFRGETCSMDWRTHTYPNWFSNENIGESFSSGTNALHLFLYDFLARSGKLLNKKNEEIDVWEWYYKKVKKGINDHFWDEKKGLYYSYLYPQFMNYQPSSRVDIMSNGLAACLGAASLKQVSGIVENYPLYPYGGAVIYPTIADDFAYHNKSVWTVWETPYLYAAKRVKNLAAVSHIMKSQIRQGAMFLTHKENMTYDTGYDRNTALNSDRQLWSVASYISMVYRVLFGMEMTETGLLFSPVVPSDLVKGELNLKNFKYRNSVLDIKLTGTGSLVKNIRVNGKVQSLPFEFPASAKGKFTIEIEVSPDNNDNRKINLVQAGPGKCWAPDEPVLNLEKGRLIWHSKPGLRYKIYGNNSKEDATSPYSLANKPEGYYSVSAVNDNGLESDLSNPILYSSTVIRIESEEGKYLTNTADTARGYSGKGYVVDFAAKPANLEFTVDLAENGNYSFSLIGSNGRGPHDVYCFVRSVFIDGKDAGTFILESSGSWNKWTMSNQLILKELPKGKHSVKLLLNPENKGFDNNMSFTGTYKNDAYIDYLRVVKLP
- a CDS encoding bifunctional helix-turn-helix transcriptional regulator/GNAT family N-acetyltransferase; translated protein: MEIYKKTGKMAIGSRLRLLTDKITEDAAEVYKLYGADLHPKWFPVFHTLSGGENTITEIAKEIGHSHASVSKIVSEMSEKGVVLEKKDKQDGRRNMVTLSKKGKEIVEKVQDQYVDVNNAIEDILNNTQHNLWKAIEEWEYLLDQKSLLRRVQEQKKSRESSNVKIVGYKDQYAEVFKKLNEEWISTYFKMEEADYRSLDHPKEYILDKGGEIFIALYKDEPLGTCALLKMDDLQYDYELAKMAVSPKAQGKNIGWLLGRAAIERARAKGAGALYLESNTILKPAISLYRKLGFEKVTGRATPYERCNIQMELVLSYT